One Nostoc sp. UHCC 0302 DNA window includes the following coding sequences:
- a CDS encoding DUF2834 domain-containing protein has product MLKVLYFLLCILGTILPYSQFLPFFLESGLDIQLFFEQLFANKISGFFGMDVIVSSITLGVFVFWEGTRLKMQNLWVYIASNLLVGVSLGLPLFLLMRQYQLEQQTDTVRF; this is encoded by the coding sequence ATGCTGAAAGTTCTATATTTTCTACTTTGCATCCTGGGAACAATTTTACCTTACTCACAGTTTTTGCCATTTTTCCTAGAGTCTGGTCTTGATATTCAGCTTTTTTTTGAGCAGCTATTTGCTAATAAAATTTCTGGTTTTTTCGGCATGGATGTGATTGTCTCATCCATAACTCTTGGGGTGTTTGTATTCTGGGAAGGCACACGCCTAAAAATGCAAAATCTCTGGGTTTATATTGCTTCTAATCTTTTGGTTGGGGTTTCCCTTGGCCTGCCCTTATTTCTATTAATGCGACAGTATCAACTTGAACAACAGACTGACACTGTGAGATTTTAA